The Argiope bruennichi chromosome 9, qqArgBrue1.1, whole genome shotgun sequence genome contains a region encoding:
- the LOC129984343 gene encoding inhibitor of Bruton tyrosine kinase-like has protein sequence MEHTIDRDCTSKCRSSFHAKQIFSCVPFATTSQLRTYAVWLCHNFAAISDEFGRHLLHVAVACGKWEIVEWLLKQCNADIDVKDGESGWTALHRSFFYGQLASARVLCMNGASLKLTDHEGFTPLDIIVKDRLPYIEYQPSDPSDVYVWGSNFNYNLGVGNSQSKVAPDVLEVFRKDFIDIKQVVICKFHSAFLSSTGQVYTCGYGHGGRLGQDTEDISLAPSPVKGLGSQICLQVAAGQDHLLLLLENRQVWSCGLNTYHQLGHIPPPERLLTPKPLTLKFLKGKAILGICAARFHSVIYTKDSVYTFGLNAGQLGHPKGDRTQIHPRQVSGLYTEECSLTHVASSDGAIVCATNRGDVYVLHEYQIRKIASRQLEIMKLSVVGGHLDSRCDVAGVREGGGLELRVALLTKSGKVYLWRQTDPYLRRCLFTSPKELIISDIHINHYSIGLITSNNEGYIGTIVNFKGKRSAPPSSTLHTPSLFNKQASIGLTVLLDPDDCHFIKAKKLPNIYRGTSITSDSKGRNFAVLQSNPKMGLVELPMIGESKIQQDLTRMYLETHKHDDFHDVIIKVEKREFAAHKYILASRSEYFKKQFSKENSNNAMTIDNMKSEAFEQVLKFMYTNHCDFLTNGYEVKWSVTKEDGKKSKSGAKNAKSPNPVQLVQEASKRFGLTRLSKRLESVKIINGKISANELDKMPRLTFNRRSLPNLYDVNLISSGGIAFGCHKCILAARLDYFHCMLGTCWAENFQLDSLTLEDTSSKVMEILIEYLYTDDAGKLTDSDDVDFLCSVLATADKFLVPRLKETCEFALIRLLTLKNAGDLLEFASFYNSEQLKRSCMHFICINLPAVVELKVLEIVNKEAMEELSTYYRNLVPWMYSRRISLNRSDFEKDLELLEKEFPISDTSTFEKNKMDSHDSKSKSRRRCTSWRSESKDTSLVTEKIESDIKTPEKDIVIDIVIPDVNEKNVINAPPKEKKSSIPETNEVPDKSEVKKQGQWTMKCPNKDQLLTLDQIMLTEELNYTPLQKKANFPDKKPLPHLSQKQKKMMKANKIQSPEIPIPNNSPSQSACPWAKLPEQSPPSPSFWEAVAKKDFQPSSLTREFSTPLRSFSVTEEKKPKPSTDILSSSVESSKDIVISLHDIQLAEEQKLRRAANPKIKPLHILNIEDQAIEELLALYNAEDNPKEKIIVSRVLPEEIVSPVWKRKGH, from the exons AATGGTGCTAGTTTGAAACTTACTGATCATGAAGGTTTTACTCCTTTAGATATAATAGTAAAGGACCGGCTTCCATATATTGAGTACCAGCCTTCTG ATCCATCTGATGTATATGTGTGGGGCTCAAATTTCAATTACAATCTTGGAGTAGGTAACTCTCAAAGCAAGGTTGCACCTGATGTATTAGAAGTTTTTCGAAAagatttcattgatataaaacag gTAGTTATATGTAAATTTCATAGTGCTTTCTTATCAAGTACTGGACAAGTGTATACTTGTGGATATGGGCATGGTGGTCGTTTGGGTCAGGATACTGAAGATATATCATTGGCTCCCTCTCCTGTGAAAGGATTAGGCTCTCAAATTTGTCTGCAAGTTGCTGCAGGGCAAGATCATTTGTTACTCCTGCTTGAAAACAGACAA GTATGGAGTTGTGGTTTAAATACTTACCACCAACTTGGCCATATTCCCCCTCCTGAAAGACTTCTGACACCAAAACCTTTGactctgaaatttttgaaaggaaaagctATTCTTGGAATCTGTGCAGCTCGTTTCCATTCTGTTATATATACTAAAGATAGTGTTTATACTTTTGGACTCAATGCTGGGCAACTCG GACATCCAAAAGGAGATCGTACTCAAATTCATCCCAGGCAGGTGTCAGGCTTGTATACAGAAGAATGCAGTTTAACACATGTTGCTTCTAGTGATGGGGCAATAGTTTGTGCTACAAATCGAGGCGATGTTTACGTTCTTCATGAGTATCAAATTCGTAAAATTGCTTCCAG gcAATTGGAAATAATGAAACTGTCAGTAGTTGGAGGTCACTTAGATTCTCGATGTGATGTGGCTGGCGTTCGTGAAGGTGGGGGCTTGGAATTAAGAGTTGCTCTTCTAACTAAATCTGGAAAG gtttATCTTTGGAGACAGACTGATCCATATTTGAGAAGGTGTCTTTTTACTTCAccaaaggaattaattatttctgatattcACATTAATCATTATTCGATTGGACTGATAACTAGTAATAATGAAGGTTATATTGGTACCATTGTAAATTTCAAAGGCAAACGTTCAGCACCACCCTCATCAACTCTACATACTCCATCTCTTTTTAATAAACAAGCTTCAATAGGTTTAACTGTTCTTCTTGATCCTGATGATTGTCATTTTATTAAAGCCAAAAAATTGCCAAACATTTATAGAGGAACTTCTATAACAAGTGACTCTAAAGGGAGAAATTTTGCTGTGTTGCAATCTAATCCAAAAATGGG TCTTGTGGAATTGCCCATGATTGGAGAATCAAAAATTCAACAAGATCTAACAAGAATGTATTTAGAAACGCACAAACATGATGACTTTCATGATGTAATTATTAAA GTAGAAAAAAGAGAATTTGCTGCACATAAATATATTCTGGCATCTCgcagtgaatattttaaaaagcagtttaGTAAAGAAAATTCCAATAATGCAATGACAATAGACAACATGAAATCTGAAGCTTTCGAGCAAGTTCTCAAATTTATGTATACTAATCATTGTGATTTTTTAACTAATGGATATGAAGTCAAATGGTCAGTGACAAAAGAG GATGGGAAGAAAAGTAAATCAGGTGCCAAAAATGCTAAATCTCCTAATCCAGTGCAGCTTGTACAAGAAGCTAGCAAAAGATTTGGTCTCACTCGTCTTTCAAAAAG ATTGGAAAGTGTGAAGATTATTAATGGCAAAATATCTGCTAATGAGTTGGATAAGATGCCTCGCCTGACTTTTAATCGACGATCCTT GCCTAATCTATATGATGTTAATTTGATATCATCTGGTGGAATTGCTTTTGGATGCCATAAATGCATTCTAGCTGCTAGACttgattattttcattgcatGTTAGGAACTTGTTGGGCAgag aattttcaaCTAGATAGTTTGACACTAGAAGACACATCATCTAAAGTCATGGAAATTTTGATTGAATACTTGTATACTGATGATGCTGGAAAGTTAACAG attcTGATGATGTTGATTTCTTGTGCAGTGTTCTGGCAACTGCTGATAAATTTTTGGTTCCACGTTTGAAAGAAACTTGTGAATTTGCCTTAATTAGACTGC TTACCTTGAAAAATGCAGGTGATCTTTTGGAGTttgcttctttttataattctgagCAGCTAAAAAGATCCTGCATGCATTTCATATGCATCAATTTGCCTGCAGTTGTTGAATTAAA agttCTTGAGATTGTTAATAAAGAAGCAATGGAAGAATTGAGCACATATTATAGAAATTTA GTTCCTTGGATGTACAGTAGAAGAATCTCTCTTAATAGAAGTGATTTTGAAAAAGATCTTGAATTACTTGAAAAAGAATTTCCCATCAGTGATACaagtacatttgaaaaaaataaaatggattctcACGATAGTAAAAGTAAAAGCAGACGTCGATGTACTTCCTGGCGTTCTGAGTCTAAAGATACATCATTAGTAACAGAAAAGATAGAAAGTGACATTAAAACTCCTGAAAAAGATATTGTTATTGATATTGTAATACCTGATGTTAATGAGAAG aatGTTATTAATGCTCCACCTAAAGAGAAGAAATCGTCTATTCCAGAAACAAATGAAGTGCCTGATAAATCAGAAGTGAAAAAACAAGGACAATGGACTATGAAGTGTCCAAATAAAGATCAATTGTTAACTTTAGACCAGATAATGCTAACAGAAGAATTAAACTATACACCTCTGcaaaaaaaagcaaa ctttCCAGATAAGAAACCCTTACCCCACTTgtcacaaaagcagaagaaaatgatGAAAGCCAACAAAATTCAGAGTCCTGAAATACCAATCCCAAATAACTCACCTAGTCAGAGTGCATGTCCTTG GGCCAAATTGCCCGAGCAGTCACCACCATCCCCTTCATTTTGGGAAGCTGTTGCTAAGAAGGATTTTCAGCCTTCATCCTTAACAAG agagTTTTCCACTCCACTGAGAAGTTTCTCCGTAACAGAAGAAAAGAAACCTAAACCTTCAACTGATATTCTTAGCTCATCTGTAGAAAGTTCGAAAGATATTGTGATAAGTTTGCATGATATTCAACTTGCTGAAGAACAGAAGCTACGCAGAGCTGCTAACCCCAAGATTAAGCCACTCCATATTTTGAAT ATTGAAGACCAAGCTATTGAAGAACTGCTCGCTTTGTACAATGCTGAAGATAATcctaaggaaaaaataatagtttcaagAGTGCTACCTGAAGAGATTGTCAGCCCAGTTTGGAAGCGGAAAGGCCATTAA